In Rubrobacter radiotolerans DSM 5868, a genomic segment contains:
- a CDS encoding FAD binding domain-containing protein produces MIPLKFDYEVAESAEHAIQLLGEHGEEAKIMAGGHSLLPMMKLRLAAPAVIVDVSRIPDLSYIREEGDSIAIGALTRHTEAEHSDLLMEQCGLVAYTASQVGDPQVRHRGTIGGSLAHGDAASDLPTTMLTLDAEFTVAGPNGERTVAARDFFKDYFETDLSPDEILTEIRVPKLGNAGWSYQKFNRRAQDWAVVGVAAVVEGGNGSLGNVRIGLTNMGNVPLRATAAEQALSGASRDSIAEGANAAAEGTSPAGDIAASTEFRQHLARVLTKRAVEEALSR; encoded by the coding sequence TTGATCCCGCTCAAGTTCGACTACGAGGTAGCGGAGTCGGCCGAGCACGCCATCCAGCTCCTCGGAGAGCACGGCGAGGAGGCGAAGATCATGGCGGGCGGACACTCGCTTCTGCCGATGATGAAGCTCCGCCTCGCCGCACCGGCGGTGATCGTGGACGTCTCGCGCATCCCCGACCTCTCCTACATCCGCGAGGAGGGGGACTCCATCGCAATCGGCGCGCTCACGCGTCACACGGAGGCCGAGCACTCGGACCTCCTCATGGAGCAGTGCGGGCTTGTGGCCTATACGGCCTCGCAGGTCGGAGACCCGCAGGTTCGGCACCGCGGCACGATCGGGGGCTCGCTCGCTCACGGCGACGCGGCCTCGGACCTGCCGACGACGATGCTCACGCTCGACGCCGAGTTCACCGTTGCCGGTCCGAACGGCGAGCGGACCGTTGCGGCGCGCGACTTCTTCAAGGACTACTTCGAGACGGACCTCTCTCCGGACGAGATCCTGACCGAGATCCGGGTCCCCAAGCTCGGAAACGCGGGCTGGTCCTACCAGAAGTTCAACCGCCGGGCTCAGGACTGGGCCGTTGTCGGGGTCGCGGCCGTTGTCGAGGGCGGCAACGGCTCGCTCGGGAACGTGCGGATCGGCCTCACGAACATGGGCAACGTCCCGCTTCGGGCCACCGCCGCCGAGCAGGCCCTCTCCGGCGCGAGCCGGGACTCGATCGCCGAGGGCGCGAACGCCGCCGCCGAGGGTACCTCCCCGGCCGGCGACATCGCCGCCTCGACGGAGTTCCGCCAGCACCTCGCGCGGGTCCTGACAAAGCGGGCCGTCGAAGAGGCGCTCAGCCGTTGA
- a CDS encoding AAA family ATPase: MSERTNGRRGALPPGVSHSSDLQKRFREFNYLSEEGLSTAVFLALKLGRPLFLEGDAGVGKTEVAKVISGMLDTPLIRLQCYEGIDVYQAVYEWDYARQLLHIRAAEAFGREDGEKVERDLYSREYLISRPLLQSLEYRGEYPPVLLIDEVDRADDEFEAFLLEILSDFSVTIPELGTVKAERPPIVIITSNRTREVHDALKRRCLYFWIEHPEFEREVEIVRAKVPGASEELSRQAAAVVQELRSMDLYKPPGIAETLDWTEALVALGAKRLDERLVEATLGSVVKYREDQQRVKAPGIEKLLARVDAGGWGFIEAGS; this comes from the coding sequence TTGAGCGAAAGGACGAACGGACGCCGGGGGGCTCTGCCTCCCGGCGTTTCTCATTCCTCGGACCTTCAGAAGCGCTTTCGGGAGTTCAACTACCTCTCCGAGGAGGGGCTCTCTACGGCGGTCTTTCTCGCGCTCAAGCTCGGGCGGCCGCTCTTTCTCGAAGGGGACGCCGGGGTCGGCAAGACCGAGGTTGCGAAGGTGATCTCCGGGATGCTCGACACGCCTCTTATACGCCTCCAGTGCTACGAGGGGATAGACGTCTATCAGGCCGTCTACGAGTGGGACTACGCGCGCCAGCTCCTCCACATCCGCGCCGCCGAGGCGTTCGGTCGGGAGGACGGCGAGAAGGTCGAGCGCGACCTCTACAGCCGGGAGTACCTTATAAGCCGGCCGCTCCTTCAGTCGCTTGAGTACCGGGGCGAGTACCCGCCCGTCCTCCTTATCGACGAGGTAGACCGGGCCGATGACGAGTTCGAGGCGTTCCTGCTCGAGATCCTCTCGGACTTCTCGGTGACGATCCCGGAACTCGGGACGGTCAAGGCCGAGCGACCGCCGATCGTGATCATCACCTCGAACCGCACCCGGGAGGTCCACGACGCGCTAAAGAGGCGGTGTCTGTACTTCTGGATCGAGCACCCCGAGTTCGAGCGGGAGGTCGAGATCGTCCGCGCTAAGGTCCCGGGGGCGAGCGAGGAGCTCTCCCGTCAGGCCGCAGCGGTCGTTCAGGAGCTGAGGAGCATGGACCTCTACAAGCCGCCCGGCATCGCCGAGACCCTCGACTGGACGGAGGCGCTCGTCGCCCTCGGCGCCAAGAGGCTCGACGAGCGACTCGTAGAAGCGACGCTCGGCTCGGTCGTAAAATACCGGGAGGACCAGCAACGCGTGAAGGCCCCCGGAATAGAGAAGCTCCTCGCCCGCGTAGACGCCGGCGGCTGGGGCTTCATCGAGGCCGGCTCCTAG
- a CDS encoding xanthine dehydrogenase family protein molybdopterin-binding subunit codes for MTEQAQKYVGGGVPRKEDPALVTGRATWTDNIKLPGMLHFAVLRSPIAHGKIKSIDASAALEMEGVHAVFTGEDLNGEMAAPLPCAWPVTPDMKHPAHYPLAADEVKHLGDGVAVVVADDRYIAKDALEFIDVDYEELPVVTNIEEALKDGSPLVHEEFGTNECYTWPMPVGDVDAAFEKADVVVKTRYIQQRLLPNPIEPRAVVVAPDPVNGGFTVYSSSQVPHILKSALSGICGVPEQKMRVIAPDVGGGFGQKLNVYAEEALGVILARKLGVPVKWVEERSESYLSSIHGRDQIQDLELAATSEGKILGLKVKLTADMGAYLQVFTPGIPLFGAFVFPGVYDFEAYTFECTGVFTNKTPTDAYRGAGRPEAAYGIERLIDELAREVGKDPAEVRRINFYEPFDEPTTTPAGIQYDSFNLQAAMDRLLELSDYESLREEQRRRRESGDPVQLGLGFSTYTEVSGLAPSQVLASLNAGGAGWEAATVRMLPSGKAEVVTGTSPHGQGHVTSWSQLAADALGISPDDVEVIHGDTATAPLGRDTYGSRSAPVGGVAVHLAAGKVVEKAKKIAAHMLEAAEGDIEFEGGRFSVAGSPDQGVTIQEVAGEAFLGVNLPEGMEPNLTADSSFDPPNFTFPFGAHLCVVEVDTETCRVKVRDYYAVDDCGPVINPIIADGQIHGGIAQGLAQALYEEAIYDEDGNLVTGSMMDYLVPGAPELPNYTLDRTVTPSPSNPLGVKGIGEAGTIGSPPAAINAIVDALSEYGIRHIDMPASPMRVFQAIQEAKGRSGGVQEADREGRPGQATDHQTNPGGESL; via the coding sequence ATGACGGAACAGGCGCAGAAGTACGTCGGGGGTGGCGTACCGCGCAAGGAGGACCCGGCGCTCGTAACCGGCCGGGCGACGTGGACGGATAACATCAAGCTGCCGGGGATGCTGCACTTTGCGGTTCTCCGGAGTCCGATCGCCCACGGGAAGATAAAGAGCATAGACGCCTCGGCGGCGCTTGAGATGGAAGGGGTCCACGCGGTCTTTACCGGCGAGGACCTGAACGGCGAGATGGCCGCGCCGCTGCCGTGCGCCTGGCCGGTAACACCGGACATGAAGCACCCCGCGCACTACCCGCTTGCGGCTGATGAGGTCAAGCATCTCGGGGACGGAGTGGCGGTGGTCGTGGCCGATGACCGCTACATCGCGAAGGATGCTCTGGAGTTTATCGACGTCGACTACGAGGAGCTTCCGGTCGTAACGAACATCGAGGAGGCGCTCAAGGACGGCTCGCCGCTCGTCCACGAGGAGTTCGGGACGAACGAGTGTTACACGTGGCCGATGCCCGTCGGGGACGTTGACGCCGCCTTCGAGAAGGCCGACGTCGTGGTGAAGACCCGCTACATCCAACAGCGGCTTCTTCCGAACCCGATCGAGCCCCGCGCCGTGGTTGTCGCGCCGGACCCGGTAAACGGCGGGTTCACGGTGTACTCCTCCTCGCAGGTGCCTCACATCCTCAAGAGCGCGCTCTCGGGGATCTGCGGCGTACCGGAGCAGAAGATGCGCGTTATCGCGCCGGATGTCGGTGGCGGCTTCGGGCAGAAGCTGAACGTCTACGCCGAGGAGGCGCTTGGCGTTATCCTCGCAAGAAAGCTCGGCGTCCCGGTTAAGTGGGTCGAGGAGAGGTCCGAGAGCTACCTGTCGTCGATCCACGGCAGGGACCAGATCCAGGACCTCGAGCTCGCCGCAACGAGCGAGGGAAAGATCCTCGGTCTCAAGGTCAAGCTGACCGCCGACATGGGCGCGTACCTGCAGGTCTTCACGCCGGGCATCCCGCTCTTCGGGGCGTTTGTGTTCCCGGGGGTCTACGACTTCGAGGCCTACACCTTCGAGTGCACGGGCGTCTTCACGAACAAGACCCCGACCGACGCCTACCGCGGGGCCGGACGTCCCGAGGCCGCCTACGGCATCGAGCGCCTTATAGACGAGCTCGCCCGCGAGGTCGGCAAGGACCCGGCCGAGGTGCGGCGCATCAACTTCTACGAGCCCTTCGACGAGCCGACAACGACGCCAGCGGGCATTCAGTACGACTCGTTCAACCTTCAGGCCGCGATGGACCGGCTTCTCGAACTCTCCGACTACGAGAGCCTTCGTGAGGAGCAGCGTCGTCGCCGCGAGTCGGGCGACCCGGTCCAGCTCGGGCTCGGCTTCTCGACCTACACCGAGGTCTCGGGGCTCGCGCCGTCGCAGGTGCTCGCCTCGCTGAACGCTGGTGGTGCGGGCTGGGAGGCGGCGACGGTAAGGATGCTGCCTTCCGGAAAAGCCGAGGTCGTTACCGGCACCTCCCCGCACGGACAGGGACACGTTACCTCCTGGTCGCAGCTAGCGGCGGACGCGCTCGGGATCTCTCCGGACGACGTCGAGGTCATCCACGGCGATACGGCCACCGCGCCGCTCGGACGCGACACCTACGGCTCGCGCAGCGCGCCGGTCGGCGGGGTAGCGGTGCATCTGGCGGCTGGGAAGGTAGTCGAGAAGGCGAAGAAGATCGCCGCGCACATGCTGGAAGCCGCCGAAGGGGACATCGAGTTCGAGGGCGGACGCTTCAGCGTTGCGGGCTCGCCCGATCAGGGGGTAACGATCCAGGAGGTCGCCGGGGAGGCGTTTCTCGGGGTGAACCTGCCGGAGGGGATGGAGCCGAACCTCACGGCCGACTCCAGCTTCGACCCGCCGAACTTCACGTTCCCGTTCGGAGCGCATCTGTGCGTCGTTGAGGTGGACACGGAGACCTGCCGGGTAAAGGTGCGGGACTACTACGCGGTGGACGACTGCGGTCCGGTCATCAACCCGATTATCGCCGACGGCCAGATCCACGGCGGCATCGCCCAGGGGCTCGCGCAGGCTCTGTACGAGGAGGCCATCTACGACGAGGATGGCAACCTCGTTACCGGCTCGATGATGGACTACCTCGTGCCGGGAGCGCCGGAGCTACCGAACTACACGCTCGACAGAACGGTAACGCCGTCGCCCTCGAACCCGCTCGGGGTGAAAGGCATAGGCGAGGCCGGGACGATCGGGAGCCCGCCCGCGGCGATCAACGCTATCGTGGACGCCTTGAGCGAGTATGGCATCCGCCACATCGACATGCCCGCGAGCCCGATGAGGGTCTTCCAGGCCATCCAGGAGGCAAAGGGCAGGAGCGGCGGCGTTCAGGAGGCCGACCGCGAAGGACGCCCCGGACAGGCGACCGACCACCAGACCAACCCGGGAGGTGAATCCCTTTGA
- a CDS encoding AAA family ATPase has protein sequence MSASGDTRDVRSGEMGTFESVDEVIERFRKEDGYIVDHQLATMVFLTTRLEKPILIEGPAGVGKTELAKALSVSTGRRLVRLQCYEGLDASQALYEWDYGKQLLYTQLLKDKTNNVLDDAKDPTEALPQLKSYESLFFSEHFLSERPVFEAIRSGEPCVLLIDEIDRADEQLEALLLEVLAEMQVTVPELGTFRAVTTPYVIITSNNTRDLSPALKRRCLHLSLSYPSAERELEILRLKVPEVSESLSRQIVEMIRALRALELRKAPSISEALDWAKALAVLNAESLDRELVEETLMLLLKYDRDVERAVEALPRIMGEKDHSHEHPHGHGHSHGHSHGHSHNKHRENYFGATKS, from the coding sequence GTGAGCGCCTCCGGCGACACAAGAGACGTCCGTTCGGGCGAGATGGGGACCTTCGAGAGCGTGGACGAGGTTATCGAGCGGTTCCGCAAGGAGGACGGATACATCGTCGATCACCAGCTTGCGACGATGGTCTTTCTGACGACGCGGCTTGAGAAGCCGATCCTGATCGAAGGCCCCGCCGGGGTCGGCAAGACCGAGCTTGCGAAGGCGCTCTCGGTCTCGACGGGACGCCGGCTCGTGAGGCTTCAGTGCTACGAGGGGCTCGATGCGAGCCAAGCCCTCTACGAGTGGGACTACGGCAAGCAGCTCCTCTACACACAGCTACTCAAGGACAAGACGAACAACGTGCTCGACGACGCAAAGGACCCTACTGAGGCGCTGCCGCAGCTAAAGAGCTACGAGAGCCTGTTCTTCTCCGAGCACTTTCTCTCCGAGCGGCCCGTCTTCGAGGCGATACGCTCCGGGGAGCCATGCGTGCTGCTCATAGACGAGATCGACCGCGCCGACGAGCAGCTCGAAGCCCTGCTCCTCGAAGTCCTTGCCGAGATGCAGGTAACGGTGCCCGAGCTCGGGACCTTCCGGGCGGTGACGACGCCGTACGTGATCATCACCTCGAACAACACCCGCGACCTCTCCCCGGCGCTCAAGCGTCGCTGTCTGCACCTCTCGCTGAGCTACCCGAGCGCCGAGCGGGAGCTTGAGATCCTGCGCCTGAAGGTCCCGGAGGTCTCGGAGAGCCTGAGCAGGCAGATCGTGGAGATGATCCGCGCCCTCCGGGCTCTGGAACTGCGCAAGGCCCCCTCCATCAGCGAGGCGCTCGACTGGGCGAAGGCGCTCGCCGTCCTTAACGCCGAGTCGCTCGACCGGGAGCTTGTCGAGGAGACCCTGATGCTCCTCCTCAAGTACGACCGCGACGTCGAGCGGGCCGTCGAGGCCCTGCCGCGCATCATGGGCGAGAAGGACCACTCCCACGAGCACCCTCATGGACACGGCCACTCACACGGCCACAGCCACGGACACAGTCACAACAAGCACCGGGAGAACTACTTCGGGGCGACGAAGAGCTAG
- the mdo gene encoding NDMA-dependent methanol dehydrogenase (This methanol dehydrogenase is considered a nicotinoprotein, since its NADP cofactor remains is not dissociable, but instead remains permanently bound. A member of this family has been shown to act as a formaldehyde dismutase, able to convert two molecules of formaldehyde (plus one water molecule) into one of methanol and one of formate, with no net change in its redox state. More recently, it was shown in Mycobacterium smegmatis that this enzyme is critical to ethanol utilization, for which the biosynthesis of the cofactor-like electron carrier mycofactocin is also required.) — translation MEVSRLSDFPIKEFHPIPRGLMGPGAYELIGVEAKKLGFKKTLLMTSGLRGTDIIEDIVGKVKYQGVDVVVYDKVESNPKDYNVMDAYQMYAEEKCDSFISVGGGSSHDACKAARIVVAHDGRNINEFEGFNKSENPVNPPHIAVSTTAGTGSETSWAYVITDTTGDEPHKYVGFDDASVTSLALLDPVLYYDCPERFTAQCGFDVLAHASEPYVSRLDMPPSLGNALHVISLTSQHLRRATYEPRNYEARSGMMYAQYIAAQAFNSGGLGIIHSISHAVSAFYDSHHGLNNAIALPRVWEFNLPARYKRYADIAVAMGVERNGRTDVQMAEAALEAAIKLLKDVGIPENFAAVNKDTYPKNIMGEGVYKDAGTQIKGDDADIDRITRHVLQDACTPGNPRECTFENVRPVVEHCIHGSL, via the coding sequence ATGGAAGTAAGCAGGCTGTCTGATTTCCCGATCAAGGAGTTCCACCCGATACCGCGCGGGCTGATGGGACCGGGAGCCTACGAGCTTATCGGGGTCGAGGCGAAGAAGCTTGGTTTCAAGAAGACGCTTCTGATGACTTCCGGACTCAGGGGCACGGACATTATCGAGGACATCGTCGGTAAGGTGAAGTACCAGGGCGTCGACGTCGTGGTCTACGACAAGGTCGAGTCCAACCCGAAGGACTACAACGTCATGGACGCCTACCAGATGTACGCGGAGGAGAAGTGCGACAGCTTCATCTCCGTCGGCGGAGGCTCAAGTCACGACGCGTGCAAGGCGGCGAGGATAGTCGTTGCGCACGACGGACGCAACATCAACGAGTTCGAGGGCTTCAACAAGAGCGAGAACCCCGTCAACCCGCCGCACATCGCGGTCAGCACGACGGCCGGGACGGGCTCGGAGACCTCGTGGGCCTACGTTATAACGGACACCACGGGCGATGAGCCGCACAAGTACGTCGGCTTCGACGACGCGAGCGTAACGAGCCTCGCGCTGCTCGACCCGGTGCTCTACTACGACTGTCCGGAGCGCTTCACGGCTCAGTGCGGCTTCGACGTCCTGGCGCACGCGAGCGAGCCGTACGTCTCCCGGCTCGACATGCCGCCGAGCCTCGGGAACGCGCTGCACGTGATCTCGCTGACCTCGCAGCACCTGAGGCGAGCGACCTACGAGCCGCGCAACTACGAGGCCCGCAGCGGGATGATGTACGCGCAGTACATAGCGGCCCAGGCGTTCAATTCGGGGGGGTTGGGGATAATCCACTCCATCTCGCACGCGGTGAGCGCGTTCTACGACAGCCACCACGGGCTGAACAACGCCATCGCGCTCCCGAGGGTCTGGGAGTTCAACTTGCCCGCTCGCTACAAGCGGTACGCGGATATCGCGGTTGCGATGGGCGTCGAGCGGAACGGCAGGACCGACGTGCAGATGGCCGAGGCGGCGCTTGAGGCGGCGATAAAACTGCTCAAGGACGTCGGCATCCCGGAGAACTTCGCCGCCGTCAACAAAGACACCTACCCGAAGAACATCATGGGCGAGGGTGTGTACAAAGACGCGGGCACGCAGATCAAGGGCGACGACGCGGACATCGACCGCATCACGCGCCACGTCCTGCAGGACGCCTGCACCCCGGGCAACCCGAGGGAGTGCACCTTCGAGAACGTCCGGCCCGTCGTGGAGCACTGCATCCACGGGTCGCTCTAG
- a CDS encoding vWA domain-containing protein produces MRRHEITTGNHTQKHRNGPVYRADRAAVAFGRVLRRSGMRVGSDRILEFIRALEAVGLSERSDVYWAGRAVFCSRHEDLKLYDAAFQAFWDELDREPLPPQPKDPDVRLELDSVMPPKEQVEADEAGEEAVKMRYSPIELLRAKDFSLYTDEEFGELNRLLARLDVSGEPRVTRRLQAARRGLIDHRRTLRESLRSGGEPVRHRFRDNRLKPRRVILLCDISGSMAGYSRALLRFLHAGVISGGKLEAFAMGTRLTRLTRELASKDPDRALREASEAVLDWSGGTRLGDVMKEFVDRWGQRGMARGAVVVILSDGWDRGDLGVLAEQMRRLKRLAYRIIWVNPLKAATGYEPLAGGMATALPYLDVFLAGNNFDSLEELAEAIARAAKKKPGPA; encoded by the coding sequence GTGAGGAGGCATGAGATCACTACCGGAAACCACACTCAGAAACATCGAAACGGGCCTGTCTACCGCGCAGACCGGGCCGCGGTCGCCTTCGGGCGCGTCCTGCGCCGCTCGGGGATGCGGGTCGGTTCGGACCGCATCCTGGAGTTTATCCGCGCTCTCGAAGCCGTAGGGCTCTCGGAGCGGAGCGACGTCTACTGGGCCGGGCGGGCGGTGTTCTGCTCTCGCCATGAGGACCTGAAGCTCTACGACGCGGCCTTCCAAGCGTTCTGGGACGAGCTCGACCGCGAACCTCTGCCGCCGCAACCAAAGGACCCGGACGTCCGTCTTGAGCTGGACTCCGTCATGCCCCCGAAAGAGCAGGTCGAGGCCGACGAGGCTGGCGAAGAGGCCGTCAAGATGCGCTACAGCCCGATCGAACTCCTCCGCGCGAAGGACTTCTCCCTCTACACCGACGAGGAGTTCGGGGAGCTGAACCGCCTGCTCGCCCGCCTCGACGTCTCGGGAGAGCCCCGCGTAACCCGCAGGCTCCAGGCCGCCCGGCGCGGCCTGATCGACCACCGCCGCACCCTGCGCGAGTCGCTTCGCTCCGGGGGAGAGCCGGTCCGCCACCGGTTCCGCGACAACCGCCTAAAACCACGTCGTGTAATATTGTTATGCGACATTTCGGGTTCAATGGCGGGGTACAGTCGGGCGCTGCTGCGGTTCCTGCACGCCGGGGTAATATCCGGGGGGAAGCTGGAGGCGTTTGCGATGGGGACGCGCCTTACGCGCCTGACGCGCGAGCTTGCCTCCAAGGATCCGGACCGGGCGCTTCGGGAGGCGTCGGAGGCGGTATTGGACTGGTCGGGCGGGACGCGGCTCGGGGATGTGATGAAAGAGTTCGTTGACCGGTGGGGACAGCGCGGGATGGCCCGGGGGGCTGTGGTCGTGATCCTCTCGGATGGTTGGGACCGCGGGGACCTCGGGGTGCTTGCCGAGCAGATGCGTCGCTTGAAGCGGCTGGCGTACAGGATCATCTGGGTCAACCCCCTCAAGGCCGCGACCGGCTACGAGCCGCTTGCCGGCGGGATGGCGACCGCGCTACCTTACCTGGACGTCTTTCTTGCCGGCAACAACTTCGACAGCCTGGAAGAGCTGGCAGAGGCCATAGCCCGCGCGGCGAAAAAGAAGCCCGGACCGGCCTGA
- a CDS encoding (2Fe-2S)-binding protein — translation MRRIKVTVDGKTHEHEVEPRLLLIHYLRETLGIGGVHSGCDTSSCGACTILFNGESVKSCTLLAVQADGAELTTVQGLAQNGEWHPMQKAFHENHGLQCGFCTPGMIMAGVSLIKENPDPSEEEIREGLEGNMCRCTGYENIVKAVKQAARETQSSPVA, via the coding sequence GTGCGCAGGATAAAGGTTACCGTAGACGGTAAGACGCACGAGCATGAGGTGGAGCCGCGGCTCCTGCTCATTCACTACCTGAGAGAGACGCTTGGCATCGGCGGGGTTCACTCCGGGTGCGACACGTCGAGCTGCGGGGCGTGCACGATTCTCTTTAACGGGGAGTCGGTCAAGAGCTGCACGCTGCTTGCGGTGCAGGCCGACGGGGCGGAGTTGACGACGGTTCAGGGGCTTGCGCAGAACGGCGAGTGGCACCCGATGCAGAAGGCGTTCCACGAGAACCACGGGCTTCAGTGCGGGTTCTGTACGCCGGGGATGATCATGGCTGGAGTGAGCCTCATAAAGGAGAACCCGGACCCGTCGGAGGAGGAGATCCGCGAGGGCCTCGAAGGGAACATGTGCCGCTGCACCGGCTACGAGAACATCGTCAAGGCCGTCAAGCAGGCCGCCCGCGAGACGCAGAGCAGCCCGGTCGCGTAG
- a CDS encoding VWA domain-containing protein: MDKVINRFVWLLRQRDVRISPAETIDALRALGVLPIGDRAAVKAALAGTLIKDERDLPVFEEVFETFFRLQDLFEEEHDHGHDHEHGDDRSAEVERLVMSEEPSETDDPSHSHDKPADIADLFDPEDLAVSYSIHKEASKTDLSALSQQLILNSNQDALNQALDKLSTQINVRRLQNPGMPGELASGDPAATLDVDFSVGAMQQLQDAIDDLDLEEELVESLRRQVDGLIDRLPELLRRYLEKLMAQGREMHVHSDEVAPAYRTGFTEAERQQMEELLRRLGRKINGALSSRRSTTHKGRINIARTMRTNMKYQGMPFKPVLTNRKEDRPRLVVLSDVSLSVRNTSRFALHLVHNLQSLFSNVRTFAFVADLVEVTEYFEHSGLEEVLGMIFGGEILDVDANSNYGLALEHFYQNYLTAVNGRTTVLILGDGRGNGNPPNAWVVEEISRRARQTIWFTPEQRAYWAMGGGDMPTYAELCDRVEVVRSLDQLDAVVDEMVSGALAQR; encoded by the coding sequence ATGGACAAGGTCATAAACCGCTTCGTCTGGCTTTTGAGGCAGCGGGACGTGAGGATCTCCCCCGCCGAGACGATCGACGCCCTGCGCGCCCTCGGGGTGCTTCCGATCGGCGACCGGGCGGCGGTCAAGGCCGCGCTCGCGGGCACGCTCATAAAGGACGAGCGCGACCTGCCGGTCTTCGAGGAGGTCTTCGAGACGTTCTTCCGCCTTCAGGACCTCTTTGAAGAGGAGCACGACCACGGTCACGACCACGAGCACGGCGACGACCGCTCGGCCGAGGTCGAGCGGCTCGTGATGAGCGAGGAGCCTTCGGAGACCGACGACCCGAGCCACTCCCACGACAAGCCCGCCGACATAGCGGACCTCTTCGACCCGGAGGACCTTGCGGTCTCGTACTCGATCCACAAGGAGGCGAGCAAGACCGACCTCTCGGCGCTCAGCCAGCAGCTTATCCTGAACTCGAACCAGGACGCACTAAACCAGGCGCTCGACAAGCTCTCGACCCAGATCAACGTCAGGAGGCTCCAGAACCCCGGGATGCCGGGCGAGCTTGCCTCAGGAGACCCGGCCGCCACCCTCGACGTGGACTTCTCCGTCGGGGCGATGCAGCAGCTTCAGGACGCAATAGACGACCTCGACCTCGAAGAGGAGCTTGTGGAGAGCCTGAGGCGGCAGGTAGACGGCTTGATCGACCGCCTCCCCGAGCTTCTGCGCCGCTACCTGGAGAAGCTCATGGCGCAGGGACGCGAGATGCACGTCCACTCGGACGAGGTGGCTCCCGCCTACCGGACGGGCTTCACCGAGGCCGAGCGCCAGCAGATGGAGGAGCTTCTCAGGCGGCTCGGACGGAAGATCAACGGCGCCCTCTCCAGCCGCCGGAGCACGACGCACAAGGGCCGGATAAACATCGCCCGCACGATGCGCACGAACATGAAGTACCAGGGGATGCCCTTCAAGCCGGTGCTGACGAACCGCAAGGAGGACCGGCCGCGTCTCGTCGTCCTCTCGGACGTCTCGCTCTCGGTGAGGAACACCTCGCGCTTCGCGTTGCACCTCGTGCACAACCTCCAGTCGCTCTTCTCGAACGTAAGGACTTTCGCGTTCGTTGCGGACCTTGTCGAGGTTACGGAGTACTTCGAGCACTCGGGGCTAGAGGAGGTCCTCGGGATGATCTTCGGCGGGGAGATCCTCGACGTGGACGCGAACTCGAACTACGGGCTCGCGCTGGAGCACTTCTATCAGAACTACCTGACGGCGGTGAACGGCCGGACAACGGTCCTTATCCTCGGGGACGGCCGGGGCAACGGCAACCCGCCGAACGCCTGGGTCGTGGAGGAGATCTCCCGCCGCGCGCGGCAGACGATCTGGTTCACCCCCGAGCAAAGGGCCTACTGGGCGATGGGCGGCGGCGACATGCCGACCTACGCCGAGCTCTGCGACCGCGTCGAGGTCGTCCGGAGCCTCGACCAGCTCGACGCGGTCGTTGACGAGATGGTCTCCGGCGCGCTCGCGCAGAGGTAG
- a CDS encoding TOBE domain-containing protein, giving the protein MNLSTRNRLPGTVTEVVKGEAAARVSVQVGDNHMVALITRESADELGLEPGKEVTALVKATDVMLLTDNGGVA; this is encoded by the coding sequence ATGAACCTCAGCACTCGCAACCGGCTGCCCGGGACCGTAACGGAGGTCGTCAAAGGAGAGGCTGCGGCGAGGGTCTCGGTACAGGTCGGAGACAACCACATGGTCGCCCTTATAACCCGCGAGAGCGCCGACGAGCTCGGCCTCGAGCCGGGCAAGGAGGTCACCGCGCTCGTCAAGGCGACCGACGTGATGCTCCTCACCGACAACGGCGGCGTGGCATAA
- a CDS encoding PucR family transcriptional regulator: MEAAPSRKTSEELLGELGESGALGEFEALITPLREYDRRHNSDLLRTLRTFFEANANASEAAARLYLHRNSLNYRLERIQQLTCLDLRSPAARLALQLGLLARKSRERSGKE; encoded by the coding sequence ATGGAGGCAGCACCATCGAGAAAGACATCGGAGGAGTTGCTCGGGGAGCTCGGCGAGAGCGGGGCGCTCGGGGAGTTCGAGGCCCTGATCACGCCTCTCCGCGAGTACGACCGGCGGCACAACAGCGATCTCCTCAGGACGCTCCGGACCTTCTTCGAGGCGAACGCGAACGCGAGCGAGGCCGCAGCGAGACTCTACCTGCACCGCAACAGCTTGAACTACCGGCTGGAGCGCATCCAGCAGTTGACGTGCCTCGACTTGCGAAGTCCTGCGGCGAGGTTAGCATTACAACTCGGACTGCTCGCACGGAAGAGCAGGGAGAGATCAGGGAAGGAGTAG